The Streptomyces achromogenes genome window below encodes:
- a CDS encoding TetR/AcrR family transcriptional regulator, protein MPQPSAPRKTPGRPPRISRKEIIETARRIVTETGVERLTMRRLATEVGSTPMALYHHVRDKEELLLLLLDDYAARTLHRPELPAHPRERVIVAATAIHEALAACPWIVEVLTADDLMSTSALWFVEQIVDGLVECGLSLDGAVHGYRSIWYYTAGEIVVRTTAARRRADDDRATYREQVFADLDSSELPRLAQAADRWAPLTAEDTYQDGLRALVDGLLVGPGVPAQTPAAK, encoded by the coding sequence ATGCCGCAACCGTCCGCACCGCGCAAAACCCCGGGCCGACCTCCCCGTATCTCTCGAAAGGAGATCATCGAGACAGCCCGCCGGATCGTGACCGAGACAGGCGTGGAACGGCTGACGATGCGGCGGCTGGCCACGGAGGTCGGCAGTACGCCGATGGCGCTCTACCACCACGTCCGCGACAAGGAAGAACTGCTCCTCCTCCTGCTGGACGACTACGCCGCGCGGACGCTGCACCGACCCGAATTGCCGGCCCACCCTCGCGAGCGGGTCATCGTCGCCGCCACGGCGATCCACGAGGCGCTCGCCGCCTGCCCATGGATCGTGGAGGTGCTGACCGCCGACGACTTGATGTCCACATCCGCGCTGTGGTTTGTCGAGCAGATCGTTGACGGTCTGGTTGAATGCGGCCTCTCCCTCGACGGGGCCGTGCACGGCTACCGTTCCATCTGGTACTACACCGCCGGAGAGATCGTGGTCAGGACGACAGCGGCCCGGCGGCGCGCAGATGATGACCGTGCGACCTACCGGGAGCAGGTCTTTGCCGATCTCGACTCCAGCGAGTTGCCCCGCTTGGCGCAGGCCGCGGACCGCTGGGCGCCGCTGACCGCCGAGGACACCTACCAGGACGGGCTCCGGGCCCTGGTGGACGGCCTTCTCGTCGGCCCCGGTGTCCCAGCTCAGACACCAGCCGCAAAGTAG
- a CDS encoding MFS transporter, which translates to MYKNSRERRGVVLAAAAVAQFVVALDMSVVNVALPAIRNALGFAPLDLSWVVHVYALTFGGFLLLGGRACDLYGQRRMFALGLTVFGLCSLAGGLAQTPWQLIAARAGQGLGAAAAAPAALAMLTTTFTEGPQRVRALGVWSAVNAAGGALGVLAGGLLTEYAGWRWVMLINLPIVVAALALIPAGVPAGTAPARRERLDGVGAVLATGGVGLLVLGVVRTDTLGWDSPVTWATLAAAAVLLTAFVFAESRADAPLLRLGLLRSRWVAGANVLVFLAAAGQFTAFYLVSLYMQQVLGMGAAATGTAFLPFSLGLVAGTIGATRITASRTPRASLVPGALLAAAGLAWFALISPDGSFLTDVLGPSLVTSVGAGLVLAPVAAAATTGVAPREAGMASGLMNSSRQLGGSIGLAALATIAAHHTGTATDPAALNDGYALGLAIAAAIFVLAAVVAIGVLPRRRTVTPLPQSTAPAENQLEGTPS; encoded by the coding sequence ATGTATAAAAACTCGCGGGAGAGACGAGGCGTGGTGCTGGCGGCAGCCGCCGTCGCCCAGTTCGTCGTCGCCCTGGACATGTCCGTGGTCAACGTCGCGTTGCCCGCGATCCGCAACGCGCTGGGATTCGCGCCGCTCGATCTGTCATGGGTCGTGCACGTGTACGCGCTCACGTTCGGCGGGTTCCTGCTGCTGGGAGGCCGCGCTTGCGACCTGTACGGCCAGCGTCGGATGTTCGCGCTGGGACTTACCGTCTTCGGGCTGTGCTCACTGGCGGGCGGACTGGCCCAGACGCCCTGGCAACTGATCGCCGCACGCGCCGGGCAGGGCCTGGGCGCCGCCGCTGCCGCACCGGCCGCGCTGGCGATGCTCACCACCACCTTCACCGAAGGCCCCCAGCGCGTCCGCGCCCTCGGAGTGTGGAGCGCGGTGAACGCCGCTGGTGGCGCGCTGGGTGTGCTGGCAGGCGGGCTGCTGACCGAGTACGCGGGCTGGCGCTGGGTCATGCTGATCAATCTGCCCATCGTCGTGGCGGCTCTCGCGCTCATCCCCGCTGGGGTGCCCGCCGGAACAGCACCCGCCCGGCGCGAGAGGCTCGACGGGGTGGGCGCCGTCCTGGCGACCGGCGGAGTCGGGCTGCTGGTGCTCGGTGTCGTCCGCACCGACACCCTCGGCTGGGACTCCCCAGTCACGTGGGCGACCCTGGCTGCCGCGGCCGTACTGCTGACCGCCTTCGTCTTCGCCGAGTCGAGGGCCGACGCACCGCTGCTGCGCCTCGGCCTGCTGCGCAGCCGCTGGGTCGCCGGCGCGAACGTGCTGGTGTTCCTGGCCGCGGCCGGGCAGTTCACGGCGTTCTACTTGGTGTCCCTGTACATGCAGCAGGTCCTGGGCATGGGTGCCGCAGCGACCGGCACCGCATTTTTGCCCTTCTCCCTGGGGCTGGTCGCGGGAACCATAGGCGCGACCCGCATCACCGCGTCACGCACCCCCCGTGCATCCTTGGTGCCAGGCGCTCTGCTGGCCGCCGCGGGCCTGGCCTGGTTCGCCCTCATCAGCCCCGACGGCAGCTTCCTCACCGACGTGCTCGGCCCCTCCCTCGTCACCAGCGTCGGCGCCGGACTGGTCCTGGCCCCGGTCGCCGCCGCCGCGACCACCGGCGTCGCTCCGCGTGAGGCCGGCATGGCCTCCGGCCTCATGAACAGCTCCCGCCAACTCGGCGGCTCCATCGGCCTGGCTGCCCTGGCCACCATCGCCGCGCACCACACCGGCACAGCCACCGACCCCGCCGCGCTCAACGACGGCTACGCCCTGGGCCTGGCCATCGCCGCCGCCATTTTCGTGCTCGCGGCAGTCGTGGCGATAGGTGTGCTGCCGCGCCGCCGGACCGTCACACCTCTCCCGCAATCCACCGCCCCCGCAGAGAACCAGCTGGAAGGAACACCGTCATGA
- a CDS encoding cupin domain-containing protein, with protein sequence MKTTTVDLFASALHFHPDGDVRAVERQMTSNGSGAWQIATFHVGTDADVHADHWEMHPEAEEAVCCLTGGVRLYFRPDRPGGGEEMVQLQAGTAVIVPRGRWHRLELEAPSDLMSITRRNRTRLEKRTDTH encoded by the coding sequence ATGAAGACCACCACCGTCGACCTGTTCGCCTCGGCACTGCACTTCCACCCCGACGGCGACGTCCGAGCCGTCGAACGGCAGATGACGAGCAACGGCTCCGGCGCCTGGCAGATCGCCACGTTCCACGTGGGGACCGACGCCGACGTGCACGCCGACCACTGGGAGATGCACCCAGAGGCCGAGGAAGCGGTGTGCTGCCTGACCGGCGGTGTCCGTCTCTACTTTCGTCCCGACAGGCCCGGCGGCGGCGAGGAAATGGTGCAGTTGCAGGCAGGCACCGCCGTGATCGTTCCCCGCGGGCGCTGGCACCGCCTGGAGCTGGAGGCCCCCAGCGACCTGATGTCGATCACACGTCGCAACCGCACCCGCCTCGAAAAGCGCACCGATACCCACTGA
- a CDS encoding PQQ-binding-like beta-propeller repeat protein: MAVGLLVAGCFAPSPPMFGDGEAVPEEASRVPLPVRPGPDGTWALNDPAAGLLGQGRTLVRLDGAENGGWRLTLPAEFALTSHQPGAAHSVLGGGRRVILVGGRDGRRGPSAIAGLNPERGLLLWRQALPLGSQVFLLENSSVVLTAVCRPRSCRLTGWDAWSGVLQWTRAVSGAVGVVCQADALATADGRSGDHCGPYLVTPDRVGTVDPGDGGLHWQAALRPPDGTVDRIIKENDRVIMVTAPAKGSCHATVLASGVESGDGDRGWQYSFVWDQPQAPRDARTGCRWDRTLPLIVGYRMVLPDAKGTLVVDPYFGTLRRSRRLAPGEYLVTYGTMNEIIRAPGRPDRLLYAGADQLVRPHGLSPAARSVTGGFWQDGRRLLLLDHRGNTLWRGTSDCQAFRPANKAVGGPLAYCDGNDLVTLRPVHKD; this comes from the coding sequence GTGGCGGTGGGGCTGCTGGTGGCGGGCTGTTTCGCCCCGTCGCCGCCGATGTTCGGCGATGGGGAGGCGGTGCCCGAGGAGGCCTCGCGTGTTCCACTGCCGGTGCGGCCGGGCCCCGATGGCACCTGGGCGCTGAACGACCCCGCAGCGGGGCTGCTCGGCCAGGGCCGCACGCTGGTCCGCCTGGATGGCGCAGAGAACGGGGGCTGGCGGCTGACATTGCCGGCCGAATTCGCGTTGACCTCGCACCAGCCCGGCGCGGCGCACTCCGTGCTCGGCGGTGGTCGCCGGGTGATACTGGTCGGCGGCAGAGACGGCCGCCGGGGTCCGAGTGCGATCGCCGGGCTCAACCCGGAGCGGGGGCTCCTGCTCTGGCGTCAGGCCTTGCCGCTCGGCAGCCAGGTTTTCCTGTTGGAGAACAGCTCCGTGGTACTGACGGCGGTCTGCCGCCCCAGGTCCTGCCGCCTGACCGGCTGGGACGCCTGGTCGGGTGTACTCCAGTGGACGCGCGCAGTGTCCGGGGCGGTAGGAGTCGTCTGCCAGGCCGACGCGCTCGCCACCGCCGACGGCCGCAGTGGGGACCATTGCGGGCCCTATCTGGTCACCCCCGACCGTGTCGGCACTGTTGACCCGGGCGACGGCGGGCTTCACTGGCAGGCGGCGCTGCGGCCGCCCGACGGCACCGTCGATCGAATCATCAAGGAAAACGACCGGGTCATCATGGTCACCGCACCGGCCAAGGGCAGCTGCCACGCCACCGTCCTCGCCAGCGGGGTGGAATCCGGTGACGGGGACCGCGGCTGGCAGTACAGCTTCGTCTGGGACCAGCCTCAGGCCCCGCGCGACGCGCGCACCGGATGCCGCTGGGACCGCACTCTTCCCCTGATCGTCGGCTACCGCATGGTACTGCCGGACGCCAAAGGCACCCTGGTCGTCGATCCCTACTTCGGCACCCTGCGCCGCTCCCGGCGACTGGCCCCGGGCGAGTACCTGGTCACCTACGGCACCATGAACGAGATCATCCGCGCGCCCGGCCGCCCGGATCGGCTCCTGTACGCAGGCGCCGACCAGCTGGTCCGCCCCCACGGGCTGAGCCCCGCGGCGCGGTCCGTCACCGGCGGCTTCTGGCAGGACGGTCGCCGCCTGCTCCTGCTGGACCACCGGGGCAATACCCTCTGGCGGGGCACATCGGACTGCCAGGCGTTCCGGCCCGCCAACAAAGCCGTCGGCGGGCCGCTCGCCTACTGCGACGGCAACGACCTGGTGACCTTGCGTCCCGTGCACAAAGACTGA